The Mastacembelus armatus chromosome 20, fMasArm1.2, whole genome shotgun sequence DNA segment TTTGTCATGTCAAGGTCGATACTTACCTCAGGTTCcacattcctcctcctccatctttgTCTCTGGCTCCATGCCTTCTTCTGTGTCTCGCTGAGCGCTCCCCTAAAAGTCTGTATTTTCACAGGTGTTtcactcctcttcctctgtcctctctgccCTATCACCTTCCCCAGCCACTCCTCTGACCTGCCTTTACCCCATGTCTCCCTTCTGTcatcagctgcttttttttctctgctccttCCCACATCCTTTTgtatcatcctcctcctctatTATGCTGTTTTCCTCTCATACCTCCAGCTTTTTCCCATTTTCTCCCTCCCCTGCTCTTTCTGTTCTCATGTTTTCCGTCCAGAAGCTGTGAGCCCCAGTGTTTGGCCAGGATGAATGGGAGCTATTTAAGCTGCTGGCAGGTTCATCCGGTTTGTGCCAGTGAGAGCAAGACTGTGGGTGCTATGTGTTTGGCAACTtgggatgtttgtttttttggcacaGTGTTTTTTGGAGATTCCTATGCAGCCAAATAGGTAAACTTTTGTAAATGTTGCTGTGCCGAATATACAGTAAGCAGCAACTGACCTGTGCACTAAATGTTAGAGTTCAGTGTTGTTATGActtacattttcttctttctctattactctttctccttttttagtCCACCAAAGGTCCCTGTGATTGTGTCTGGAGTCATTACAAAggtaaagcacacacacattcacagactcTGACATACAAAGACCGCCAGTATTGTTGAAATAACCATTATAATGTAGTTTGTGTATGGGACATGACCTCTACAGTGAGAGCTAGAGGCTCAGCGCTGAGCCAATtgagaaaagtggaaaaaaggcagagcattggaaggaaaagaaaatggagagaatCTTAGGGATTGGCAAAATAAGTGAAAGGAGAGTGTTGCAGCCAGTTCGAATGTATAACAATCATTTTGAAATAAGTCTCTGCTGCACATGCCAATAACATAACtataaaacacatcagtgattTGTCTCTAACACATCAAGAACTAGTACTGTACATATTAATGTACATatgaatgtacagtacatgcattattattgttgatgtttAAGCTCGTGGCACTTAAAACTGTGATGAAccaccataaaaaaaaatcaccaacaTGTTTTGCAGCATCAAAAAATGACCAGAGGTAAATCGACACCTGtctgacaaaaaataaacatgacaggCTTCATAGAAGCATGTAGGCCATTATGGCACATTCTCCCTGAAGTACAGGTATGGCTTTATTTGTGTCAGACCCTGTGGGTCTGTGTTTTAACAGCCTTTCGCTGGCCCTTTGAAAAGTGGGCCAAATGggcctttttaaaaatttcattcattctttcttaCTGTATGTCTTAGATTTTGCATATCTGCTTATGTTTGTGTGGTCTGGTATAACTCGTGTTGTGGGCACATAAATCCATTTGCACAGTCAAGTCCCCAAAACATAAATCTTAAAATTTTAAGCAAATGCTTTGTTTAAGGTTagagttacagttacagtagGTCTACAGGAATTATATGTAAGCCATTGTAATGTTTCCTGAAGtgagagaaacattaaaaaaaatagtgtcCTTCACTCCCTGGATGGCTCTTTTCtctgccgtgtgtgtgtgtgtgcgtgtgttagaGCAGGCAGACCTTTTGCAGAAGATTTGGTGTGATATCAGGAAGATGGCAGGAATGCCATTTATCCGCCGATTCGCATCTAGCCTTCCCATTTGCGCCCTATCACTGTTATCAAACCCAGAGGCTAGCACTGCACAAAGCCTCAGAAAAGCCTTTTAGGGGCCAAGTGAAacacttcagtgtgtgtatgtctgtatgaGGAGGCTGCGGCCTGATGggcttttttaaagaaatttacCATACCAAACCATAAATTACATTAGATCACATTGTGTTCATGGTAACAGACTAATTAAGCACTCTCTTCTTGTGCCTAAAAAgagtatttttttccttttttcaacTTCAAAACTTTTCAAAAATAGATTTAAGAAGTATCAAATATCACACTACTCCCTGGATAATTTGGTACTAAGATGTTAAAAGCTAGGTAGAAAACATGTCTTTGCATTCACAGCGTCACTTCTGTTTACAATGCACAGCAGCATGGGGTTAAATTTGTTGCATTATCTCTCAACCGTGTGCTCAGAGCAGAGATAGAGGAGTGAAAAGCTTAGAGCtgcagaagagagaagaggggaaaaTAAGGGCCAAATCACCCACATCTCATGCAGTTAGCTTTAAATGAAAGAAACGCAGACATACACACTCTTAAATGTTTTGTACCCACctccacacatacatacacatgtgtAAAAACGAGTGCACTGTGGTATACAGTACAAAACAGCGCACACATTAAAAGACAATAAGGGTCACACAAGGATGAGGTGGCTGACTAAAGTAAAGTTCAGTGATACACAGACAGTATCTGCATTTGTCCATATGTAATTTTAGGGTTGATTAACTTGACTCATGTAGACACCTTGAGGAATCAGATTATAAAAGAACCATATGTCATTATACTGAGTAGTAACATCCACATATGGCAACGTGAGAGAGACTCAGCAAAAAAACAAGTGAACTCAATACCAAAATCCAGTATTTTAGGTGGAAGAATTTCACCCTTCCCTAATAATTCACCTAACCATGCATGCTACAaagcaatgtgtgtgtttcataaaCACTGTCTTTAAATAACTGGTTTCTAAGCTTTAACCAAATCCCTCACCCACCCCTCTCTGTGCTGTATGTAAGATCTATGTAAAAACCTTTTACACCCGAAGATAAATGAGTCTGCACTGCTAGAGCCATAAATTTCATTTGTCCAATTGAGCTAATGTTTCTTTGACAAATTGGATCGGTTTGAAGAAAGCAAGAGAGGAAAGTGCAGCATAAAAAACGGGTAACTTAAGGTAAAGACCAAAAGAtggaagaaaggaaagaaagctGATTGTTTAGGTAAACTAAAaagaatacaaagaaaaaagaagaataaagaagTGAGAAGGAAACTAAGTAAAAACTCTACCAAGACTGATTAACATTATGCATTCCTCTGTGAAGGGTTACATTGCCGCTTTGATCCAATTTAGTGAGGCtgttaatttgcatttttcttagAATAACAGATGCAGAGTAGATCAGTAGGGACAGATGAGTGCACCCTACTTTAATGTTCAACTACTTTTCTGCATTGTTATTATGATTATTGGAGGGATGGGAtgaatactgaaataaaaatgcaccTATTGTATAAAAACAGGGATCTATTAGCAGACATGGAATATagttttcataaatatgttgtcagtgtgtagtcattggaaaataccaactaaaccttttaaatctacatagggagtcAGTGTCCTTTTACGGTGGCAGTCATGTTGCTCCGCCAAACCAACCagacactggctctagacaagGAAGCATGTTTTGTTATGCGCCTGGAAATGGGCtgtagatgccactaaatctttcacagtATTCACATTCCACCTTTAAGCATAGTTCTGGTTTCAAAAAAATATTGGTTTGCCCAAATgtatgtgaggaaaaaaaaaagagcgaaaatacaaaaatgaaacacaagTTCATCAGAGGCTAAATGGAACTTCATTTGTCCCACTAAGCTGATTCGattcatatttttcaaatgttaaagAAAAGGACGTAATAAGCCTTTTTGACATTGTATGGCCTGCAAATTGGCCATTGTGCATGCACACATCATGATGACAATGctgaaacaatattttttttgtacaaataGAGAACTGTGAATTCTGGTCTTTTGCCCTAACATGCTGTTGACTGACTTCTCTTTAGGGAGATAAGGACTTTACCCCAGCAGCTGCCCAGGTGGCCCATCAGAAGCCCCAGCCTTGTGTCCCCAAGCTGCCCCCTGCCCACCACATCAACCAGAACATTCATCAGCCCCGCAAGTGAGTCAGGCAGAAAACTACAATGGCTTTGCTAACTCCACCAGCCGGCCTTGTCGATGGAACACAGGAAGAAGATTTTTCCCCACCAGGCACAGATCTCctctaaaataatcatattaaTTTTTGTTAGCCTGTTGTGTCACATGTACAAGTGATTTGTCAGCAACAGACACCTAATGCCAAAGCCATGTTACGAGTCCCGCTCTTTACACCCTCACTACATTGGTTCTGCGCTTTTGGGTCTTCTCTTTAAAAAGGATTGCTTTGACAGTTGTATAGTCTTACAATGGCATTAAagagtggggggggggtcttCTAAAATGGCTACCATTCTAGTTATAATTTGCAGAAAATGTGATATTAGATCTGAGTCTGTGAGGGGATATCTGACTCCACTGATGTGCTGACCAATACCATGTCACTGCAACTAGCCAATCACAGCACCCTATCAGTCAGGCTAACTAATGAACCTCACATTGATTAGTCTAATCTCTAGTCTTATAAACTTCAAAGATCAAATAAACCAATGT contains these protein-coding regions:
- the dap gene encoding death-associated protein 1 homolog → MSSPPKEKIETKGGHLPAVKAGGRRIVQKHPTAAAPEPPQKDDNEEYISSSPPKVPVIVSGVITKGDKDFTPAAAQVAHQKPQPCVPKLPPAHHINQNIHQPRK